In Daucus carota subsp. sativus chromosome 4, DH1 v3.0, whole genome shotgun sequence, one DNA window encodes the following:
- the LOC108217853 gene encoding E3 ubiquitin-protein ligase AIRP2: MRKSFKDSLKALEADIQHANTLASEYPEDYDGACLQMRLSYSSRAHFFLFLVQWTDCHLAGALGLLRILIYKAYEGGKTSMYVHERKASIKEFYGVIFPSLLQLQSGISDIEDTKQKELCATKFRRREEMNGDKLSEIEIEREEECGICMEMNSKIVLPSCNHNLCMKCYREWHSRSKSCPFCRDSLKRVNSSDLWIYTSADDILDLTIIARESLRRLIIYIKKLPMVIADLATVSYNSHF, from the exons ATGAGGAAGTCTTTTAAGGATTCACTTAAAGCTCTTGAAGCTGATATTCAACATGCTAATACTCT GGCTTCTGAGTATCCCGAGGACTATGATGGAGCATGCTTGCAGATGAGATTGTCTTACAGCTCTCGTGCtcatttttttctctttcttgTTCAATGGACCGACTGTCATCTTGCTGGTGCCCTCGGATTGCTCAGGATATTAATTTATAAG GCATATGAGGGTGGCAAGACATCAATGTATGTTCATGAGCGAAAAGCTagtattaaagagttttatg GTGTGATCTTCCCCTCGCTGCTGCAACTTCAAAGCGGAATCAGTGATATTGAAGATACGAAACAGAAAGAGCTTTGTGCAACAAAGTTTAGAAGAAGGGAGGAGATGAATGGAGATAAGCTGAGTGAAATTGAAATAGAGAGAGAGGAGGAATGTGGCATTTGCATGGAGATGAACAGCAAGATTGTTTTACCCAGTTGCAATCACAACTTGTGCATGAAGTGCTATAGAGAGTG GCATTCCCGCTCCAAGTCATGCCCATTCTGTCGGGACAGTCTGAAGAGAGTAAACTCCAGCGACCTTTGGATCTACACTAGCGCTGATGACATTCTGGACTTAACTATAATAGCAAGGGAAAGTTTAAGGAGACTTATCATTTACATCAAGAAGTTGCCTATGGTCATTGCAGATCTGGCTACAGTTTCATATAATTCTCATTTCTGA
- the LOC108216475 gene encoding cis-prenyltransferase 4, chloroplastic isoform X1, whose amino-acid sequence MLLYRSVQFPSLQISILSSIFPSILTMLSLFAHLSLTPSSRPDNPTHNPKLHSNPTHLRKDPILTRQQNEFDLAGKNYSGAGASPEEERSSIPDGLRRELMPEHVAVIMDGNRRWARMRGLPSGSGYEAGIRAFRVLVELCCKWGIRVLTVFAFSSDNWVRPKMEVDFLMNLFEKGIKAELDNFMREDIKVSIIGDPSKLPTSLQRLIARVEKNTKHNTGLHLVVAVNYSGKYDIVQACQSIAQKVKDGLIEPEEINESSIEQELETNCAEYPYPDLLIRTSGELRVSNFFLWQLAYTELFFSKSHWPDFGEADFVEALVSFQQRQRRYGGYK is encoded by the exons ATGCTCCTTTACCGTTCAGTTCAATTTCCCTCCCTACAAATATCTATCTTATCATCAATCTTTCCCTCCATTTTAACAATGCTTTCACTCTTTGCCCATCTCTCACTTACTCCATCAAGCCGACCCGATAACCCGACCCACAACCCCAAACTGCATTCCAACCCGACCCATCTTCGTAAAGACCCTATTTTGACACGCCAACAAAACGAATTTGACCTCGCCGGTAAAAACTATTCCGGCGCCGGAGCTTCGCCGGAGGAGGAAAGAAGTTCAATTCCAGATGGTCTCCGGAGGGAATTGATGCCGGAACATGTGGCAGTGATTATGGATGGAAATAGGAGGTGGGCCCGGATGAGAGGATTGCCTTCCGGATCGGGTTATGAAGCGGGTATTCGGGCTTTTAGGGTTTTGGTGGAGCTTTGTTGCAAATGGGGGATTAGGGTGCTTACTGTTTTTGCCTTTTCTTCTGATAACTGGGTTAGACCTAAA ATGGAAGTTGATTTCTTGATGAATTTGTTCGAAAAGGGAATTAAAGCTGAACTGGACAACTTTATGAG GGAGGATATTAAGGTATCTATAATTGGGGATCCATCTAAGCTCCCGACGTCACTGCAGCGTTTGATAGCGCGTGTGGAGAAAAACACAAAGCATAATACTGGACTTCATCTTGTTGTTGCAGTTAACTATAGTGGGAAGTACGATATTGTGCAAGCTTGTCAAAGTATTGCTCAGAAAGTAAAGGATGGCCTGATAGAACCAGAAGAGATTAATGAGTCATCTATTGAACAAGAACTTGAAACAAACTGTGCTGAATACCCGTACCCTGACCTCCTTATTAGAACCAGTGGTGAGCTTAGAGTGAGCAATTTCTTTTTGTGGCAATTGGCCTATACAGAACTATTCTTTTCAAAATCACATTGGCCTGATTTTGGAGAAGCTGATTTTGTAGAGGCTTTAGTTTCTTTCCAGCAGAGGCAGAGACGCTATGGAGGATATAAATAG
- the LOC108216475 gene encoding cis-prenyltransferase 4, chloroplastic isoform X2: protein MLLYRSVQFPSLQISILSSIFPSILTMLSLFAHLSLTPSSRPDNPTHNPKLHSNPTHLRKDPILTRQQNEFDLAGKNYSGAGASPEEERSSIPDGLRRELMPEHVAVIMDGNRRWARMRGLPSGSGYEAGIRAFRVLVELCCKWGIRVLTVFAFSSDNWMEVDFLMNLFEKGIKAELDNFMREDIKVSIIGDPSKLPTSLQRLIARVEKNTKHNTGLHLVVAVNYSGKYDIVQACQSIAQKVKDGLIEPEEINESSIEQELETNCAEYPYPDLLIRTSGELRVSNFFLWQLAYTELFFSKSHWPDFGEADFVEALVSFQQRQRRYGGYK from the exons ATGCTCCTTTACCGTTCAGTTCAATTTCCCTCCCTACAAATATCTATCTTATCATCAATCTTTCCCTCCATTTTAACAATGCTTTCACTCTTTGCCCATCTCTCACTTACTCCATCAAGCCGACCCGATAACCCGACCCACAACCCCAAACTGCATTCCAACCCGACCCATCTTCGTAAAGACCCTATTTTGACACGCCAACAAAACGAATTTGACCTCGCCGGTAAAAACTATTCCGGCGCCGGAGCTTCGCCGGAGGAGGAAAGAAGTTCAATTCCAGATGGTCTCCGGAGGGAATTGATGCCGGAACATGTGGCAGTGATTATGGATGGAAATAGGAGGTGGGCCCGGATGAGAGGATTGCCTTCCGGATCGGGTTATGAAGCGGGTATTCGGGCTTTTAGGGTTTTGGTGGAGCTTTGTTGCAAATGGGGGATTAGGGTGCTTACTGTTTTTGCCTTTTCTTCTGATAACTGG ATGGAAGTTGATTTCTTGATGAATTTGTTCGAAAAGGGAATTAAAGCTGAACTGGACAACTTTATGAG GGAGGATATTAAGGTATCTATAATTGGGGATCCATCTAAGCTCCCGACGTCACTGCAGCGTTTGATAGCGCGTGTGGAGAAAAACACAAAGCATAATACTGGACTTCATCTTGTTGTTGCAGTTAACTATAGTGGGAAGTACGATATTGTGCAAGCTTGTCAAAGTATTGCTCAGAAAGTAAAGGATGGCCTGATAGAACCAGAAGAGATTAATGAGTCATCTATTGAACAAGAACTTGAAACAAACTGTGCTGAATACCCGTACCCTGACCTCCTTATTAGAACCAGTGGTGAGCTTAGAGTGAGCAATTTCTTTTTGTGGCAATTGGCCTATACAGAACTATTCTTTTCAAAATCACATTGGCCTGATTTTGGAGAAGCTGATTTTGTAGAGGCTTTAGTTTCTTTCCAGCAGAGGCAGAGACGCTATGGAGGATATAAATAG
- the LOC108216078 gene encoding protein root UVB sensitive 5, with the protein MSCCTLRLSFPIFHLKWSANGPQRLRNFSTYNSKFDSSQGESQDVSERPNREEAQSQSHVILVERYGNGTSKRYILDENSRLSTYVDVVKSKPDRVGNSESSNGELWWLPDNVKDFILPAGFPESVSADYLEYIMLQFPTNVTGWICHALVTSSLLKALGVGSFSGTTAAASAAAIRWVSKDGIGAVGRLFIGGRFGSLFDGDPKQWRMYADFIGSAGSIFDLTTPLYPSNFLLLASLGNLTKAVARGLKDPSFRVIQNHFSISGNLGEVAAKEEVWEVAAQLVGLGLGILILDTPGFLTSYPVLVLTWTSMRILHLWLRYQSLSVLQFNTINLKRARILVQSHVSGSSIPGSHDCNSKEDILMWEKFIKPRIRFGVPLENMVGGEIPGSEGGDIPGSKVKMLLLLYEKEKYILVVNQKEPKEFEALVSFKEGATSLTVLRSVWQTYWLYQNLADTDAYINKLEESLNVLSTRFENFLQQLKEAGWDINLLSLKVPKDIFIEETHGA; encoded by the exons ATGTCTTGTTGCACTCTTCGGTTATCATTTCCAATCTTCCATCTCAAATGGTCTGCAAATGGGCCACAGCGTTTAAGAAATTTTTCTACTTACAATAGCAAGTTTGATTCATCACAAGGAGAATCTCAAGATGTTTCTGAGCGTCCTAACAG AGAGGAGGCGCAGTCGCAGTCGCATGTGATTTTGGTGGAGAGATATGGGAATGGTACTTCTAAAAG GTACATTTTGGATGAGAATTCAAGATTAAGTACCTATGTTGATGTCGTAAAGTCAAAACCGGACAGGGTTGGAAATTCGGAGTCCTCAAATGGTGAACTTTGGTGGTTACCTGATAATGTTAAAGACTTCATCTTACCTGCTGGCTTTCCAG AATCAGTTTCAGCTGATTACTTGGAGTACATCATGTTGCAATTTCCTACAAATGTTACTGGCTGGATCTGTCACGCATTGGTCACTTCAAGTCTTCTAAAGGCAC TTGGTGTCGGCTCTTTTTCTGGTACTACTGCTGCTGCTTCTGCTGCTGCTATTAG ATGGGTATCAAAAGATGGGATTGGTGCTGTTGGACGACTATTCATCG GTGGACGGTTTGGCAGTCTTTTTGATGGTGATCCAAAACAGTGGCGCATGTATGCCGACTTCATTGGCAGCGCTGGCAG CATATTTGATCTGACTACGCCACTGTATCCATCAAATTTTCTACTCCTAGCATCTCTTGGGAACTTGACAAAG GCAGTGGCAAGGGGACTAAAAGATCCTTCATTTCGTGTCATTCAAAACCATTTTTCTATATCTGGAAATTTGGGTGAGGTTGCAGCAAAG GAGGAAGTTTGGGAAGTAGCTGCTCAATTGGTAGGCCTCGGTCTGGGTATATTGATTTTG GATACACCTGGATTTTTAACATCTTACCCAGTGCTAGTGCTAACATGGACAAGCATGCGAATTCTGCATCTTTGGTTACGTTATCAGTCTCTCTCAGTTTTGCAGTTCAACACA ATAAATCTCAAGCGTGCTCGCATATTGGTTCAATCACATGTTTCTGGCTCTAGTATTCCTG GATCTCATGATTGCAATAGCAAGGAAGATATATTGATGTGGGAGAAATTTATTAAACCCAGAATCCGTTTCGGTGTTCCCTTGGAAAATATGGTTGGTGGTGAGATACCTGGTTCCGAGGGTGGTGACATACCTGGTTCCAAG GTCAAAATGCTTCTATTATTGTATGAGAAAGAGAAATACATTCTTGTGGTCAACCAAAAGGAACCAAAAGAATTTGAAGCCTTGGTCTCCTTTAAG GAAGGAGCTACAAGTCTAACAGTTTTGCGTAGTGTATGGCAAACATACTGGCTTTATCAGAACTTGGCCGATACTGATGCTTACATTAATAAACTTGAGGAAAGCTTAAATGTGTTAAGCACTAGGTTTGAGAACTTCTTGCAGCAATTGAAAGAGGCTGGATGGGATATTAATCTGTTAAGTTTGAAGGTCCCTAAAGATATTTTCATAGAAGAAACTCATGGGGCTTGA